From the genome of Methylocystis bryophila, one region includes:
- a CDS encoding ABC transporter permease, translating into MDRYALLSREQVARLPNFWDVAAFLLVLGVFVLMSYGSRGMTTPLSAPEATGVSLDYQYLPYYGLRTTLRMFAAICVSLVFTLTYATLAAKSRRAEMALIPILDVLQSVPILGFLSFTVTFFLRLFPGSTLGAECAAIFVIFTSQAWNMAFSFYQSLRGVPRDLEEVAANFGLTPWQKFWQLETPFAMPGLIWNMMMSMSGGWFFVVASEAILVGDVNIRLPGIGSYLALAIDERRIDCVAAAVVAVALIILAYDQLLFRPIVAFADKFRVELTASQTPAESWVRDLFLRTRWLRNATTPLARLLARIALLQMRLPGTRSVARENNPYAERALDFAWYLILGSAICAAAALIIEFLRTSIDFAEVLRVAQLTFYTFLRVSALIALTTLIWVPIGVWIGLRPRVAEKVQPLAQFLAAFPANVLFPVAVIGILRFHLNPNIWLSVLIVFGTQWYIAFNVIAGASAFPNDLREAAQNFRVRGWDWWKRVILPAVFPYYVTGAITASGGSWNASIVAEYVKWGNDRVSAEGVGAYIAQATEVGDYPKIVLGVAAMSIVVILVNRLFWRRLSVFAESRLRLL; encoded by the coding sequence ATGGACCGCTACGCCCTGCTTTCCCGAGAACAAGTCGCGAGGCTGCCGAATTTCTGGGACGTCGCGGCTTTCCTGCTGGTGCTCGGCGTCTTCGTCTTGATGAGCTACGGCTCGCGCGGCATGACCACTCCCTTGAGCGCGCCCGAGGCAACCGGCGTGTCGCTCGATTATCAATATCTTCCCTATTACGGGCTGCGCACGACGTTGCGAATGTTCGCGGCGATCTGCGTCTCGCTCGTGTTCACTCTCACCTATGCGACGCTCGCCGCGAAGAGCCGTCGGGCCGAGATGGCGTTGATTCCCATTCTCGACGTCCTGCAATCCGTGCCGATATTGGGTTTCCTCTCTTTCACCGTGACCTTCTTTCTGAGGCTCTTTCCCGGCTCGACGCTCGGCGCGGAATGCGCGGCGATTTTTGTGATCTTCACGAGCCAAGCCTGGAACATGGCCTTCTCCTTCTATCAGTCGTTGCGTGGCGTGCCGCGCGATCTCGAGGAGGTCGCGGCGAATTTCGGCCTCACGCCCTGGCAGAAATTCTGGCAGCTCGAGACGCCCTTCGCCATGCCCGGCCTCATCTGGAACATGATGATGTCGATGTCGGGCGGCTGGTTTTTCGTCGTCGCCTCGGAGGCGATTTTGGTCGGGGACGTGAATATCCGTTTGCCGGGGATCGGGTCCTATCTTGCGCTCGCGATCGACGAGCGCCGAATCGATTGCGTGGCCGCGGCGGTCGTCGCCGTGGCGTTGATCATTCTCGCCTATGATCAGCTGCTATTTCGTCCCATCGTCGCCTTCGCCGACAAGTTTCGAGTCGAGCTGACGGCCTCGCAGACGCCGGCGGAATCCTGGGTGCGCGATCTTTTTCTGCGCACACGCTGGCTGCGGAACGCGACCACTCCGCTCGCGCGGTTGCTGGCGCGCATCGCGCTTCTGCAGATGCGGCTTCCCGGGACGAGAAGCGTTGCGCGCGAGAACAACCCGTACGCGGAGCGGGCTCTCGACTTCGCCTGGTATCTTATTCTCGGGTCCGCGATTTGCGCTGCGGCGGCGTTGATCATCGAGTTCTTGCGCACGAGCATCGACTTCGCCGAAGTCCTCCGCGTGGCGCAGCTCACCTTCTACACTTTCCTGCGCGTCTCGGCGCTGATCGCGCTGACGACGCTCATCTGGGTCCCGATCGGCGTCTGGATCGGTCTGCGGCCCCGCGTCGCCGAAAAAGTGCAGCCGCTCGCGCAATTTCTCGCCGCCTTTCCGGCGAATGTTCTGTTTCCGGTGGCGGTGATCGGCATACTGCGCTTCCACCTCAACCCGAACATCTGGCTTTCCGTGCTGATCGTCTTCGGCACGCAATGGTATATCGCCTTCAACGTGATCGCCGGCGCGAGCGCCTTTCCTAATGATTTGCGCGAGGCGGCGCAGAATTTTCGCGTCAGGGGCTGGGACTGGTGGAAGCGCGTGATCCTGCCGGCCGTCTTCCCCTATTATGTGACCGGCGCGATCACGGCCTCGGGCGGCTCGTGGAACGCCTCGATCGTCGCCGAATACGTCAAATGGGGCAACGATCGCGTCTCCGCGGAGGGCGTCGGCGCCTATATCGCTCAGGCGACCGAGGTCGGCGACTATCCGAAGATCGTGCTGGGCGTGGCGGCGATGAGCATCGTCGTGATCCTGGTCAACCGTCTGTTCTGGCGCCGGCTCTCGGTCTTTGCGGAAAGCCGGCTGCGTTTGCTGTGA
- a CDS encoding DUF5765 domain-containing protein: protein MCWSGEASAVLATVGIGGAAYSALKRNPEPMALWVCLLYFASMESLQAVSYSVLGQCESPLNQLMTLFGYLHIAFQPFFINAVALYFMPKDAARKVAPWVFAACFASAIFMIVQLYPFAWAGHCQIGRPLCGDVLCTVRGEWHIAWHLPVNGILNSMTDNAYLGRGFISYPLTAFFMPALIGSWRFTLFSWVAGPWLASQTTNDITEWPAVWCLFSIGLVLAIIKTPLRAHLHVGEPWWRRLANWWEARRAEPALPQGAREAPPAE, encoded by the coding sequence ATGTGCTGGAGTGGTGAGGCGTCGGCAGTATTGGCGACGGTGGGCATCGGCGGAGCGGCTTATTCGGCGTTGAAGCGTAATCCGGAACCGATGGCGTTGTGGGTGTGTCTCCTCTATTTCGCCAGCATGGAGTCTCTGCAGGCCGTCAGCTATTCCGTGCTCGGCCAATGTGAGTCGCCGCTCAACCAGTTGATGACGCTCTTCGGCTACCTGCACATCGCCTTCCAGCCATTTTTCATCAATGCGGTCGCCCTCTACTTCATGCCGAAGGACGCGGCGCGCAAGGTCGCGCCTTGGGTCTTCGCGGCGTGCTTCGCGAGCGCAATCTTCATGATCGTGCAGCTCTACCCATTCGCCTGGGCCGGGCACTGCCAGATCGGCCGCCCCTTGTGCGGCGATGTGCTTTGCACGGTGCGCGGCGAATGGCACATCGCCTGGCATCTGCCAGTCAATGGCATCCTCAACAGCATGACCGACAACGCCTACCTCGGTCGCGGCTTCATTTCCTATCCGTTGACGGCCTTCTTCATGCCGGCCTTGATCGGCAGCTGGCGTTTCACGCTTTTTTCCTGGGTCGCCGGCCCCTGGCTCGCCTCTCAGACGACGAACGACATCACGGAATGGCCGGCCGTCTGGTGCCTCTTCAGCATCGGCCTCGTGCTCGCGATCATCAAGACGCCCTTGCGCGCGCATCTGCATGTCGGCGAGCCTTGGTGGCGAAGGCTCGCCAATTGGTGGGAGGCGCGACGCGCCGAGCCGGCGCTGCCCCAGGGCGCGCGCGAGGCGCCGCCCGCGGAGTGA
- a CDS encoding outer membrane protein codes for MRKLALAASLALGLVGGSAFAAGVPSLNAPIIVPPPVFSWTGLYGGVNIGYGFGNNNQDPGGLVYERFLCCIVPGSAWSIPDDPRGVLGGGQAGYNHQFNPWLVVGIEADTQATDVHSQGNGINGAPGVGAIGTGPHFAFASQNKSVDWFGTVRGRIGVTIPNLPNLLLYGTGGLAYGGVVQSVNVSDFFPELPGVIVGAGTNYDKTKVGWTAGGGVEWFPAPAHSLFHAFSIKLEYLYTDLGPTTLYGTSILVLTSPPGPGPTFFYSQTSPTRWHTVRMGVNWHFNPFAPDPVIAKY; via the coding sequence ATGAGAAAGCTCGCCCTCGCTGCAAGCCTAGCGCTGGGACTCGTCGGCGGATCGGCGTTCGCGGCCGGTGTTCCCAGTCTCAACGCGCCGATCATCGTGCCGCCGCCAGTGTTTAGTTGGACCGGCCTCTATGGCGGCGTCAACATCGGCTATGGCTTCGGCAATAACAATCAGGATCCGGGGGGGTTGGTCTACGAACGGTTCCTTTGCTGCATCGTGCCGGGCTCAGCCTGGTCGATTCCCGATGACCCCCGCGGCGTGCTCGGCGGAGGACAGGCCGGCTACAATCACCAGTTCAATCCTTGGCTCGTCGTCGGCATCGAGGCAGACACGCAGGCGACCGACGTGCATAGCCAGGGAAACGGGATTAACGGAGCGCCCGGAGTGGGCGCGATCGGGACCGGCCCGCATTTCGCCTTCGCCAGTCAAAATAAGAGCGTCGATTGGTTCGGCACGGTGCGCGGACGCATCGGCGTGACGATCCCCAACTTGCCCAATCTGCTGCTTTACGGCACCGGCGGGCTTGCTTATGGCGGCGTGGTCCAAAGCGTAAATGTCTCGGACTTTTTCCCCGAGCTCCCCGGCGTTATCGTGGGCGCCGGCACGAACTACGACAAGACGAAAGTCGGCTGGACGGCCGGCGGGGGCGTCGAGTGGTTCCCGGCCCCTGCGCACTCGCTGTTCCACGCCTTTTCGATCAAGCTCGAATATCTCTACACCGATCTTGGCCCAACGACCCTCTATGGAACGTCGATCCTCGTCCTCACTTCCCCTCCCGGACCGGGACCGACCTTTTTCTATTCCCAAACCTCCCCGACGCGCTGGCATACGGTCCGCATGGGGGTGAACTGGCACTTCAATCCCTTCGCACCCGATCCCGTGATCGCGAAATATTAA
- a CDS encoding Hint domain-containing protein: MTRNLLAIGVIAAGSLTSKSASAMTFGQAFGCNCFLRGTKIRTLEGERNVEDIAAGDMLPTHFGGARAVQWVGHYRYRKSDATKPWQEDVRPVRVARSAIAPNVPSRDLYLTQEHCLYVDGVLIGAGSLVNGTTIVVDAAEQWDELEYFHIKLECHDVVYAEDLACESLLNVGEKAANFADYYRKYGEPKADGVLCAPVFQHYRRRDKVSSRLRSAASPWVDRRSTFDVVRDRLEERALTLA; this comes from the coding sequence GTGACAAGAAATCTGCTGGCGATCGGCGTCATCGCTGCAGGCTCTTTGACGAGCAAGAGCGCCTCTGCGATGACGTTCGGCCAAGCTTTCGGCTGCAACTGCTTTCTGCGAGGAACGAAGATTCGCACGCTGGAGGGGGAGCGCAATGTCGAGGATATTGCGGCAGGAGACATGCTTCCGACCCATTTTGGCGGAGCCCGCGCCGTCCAATGGGTCGGCCATTATCGCTACAGGAAGAGCGACGCGACAAAGCCCTGGCAAGAGGATGTTCGTCCGGTTCGTGTCGCGCGCTCCGCGATAGCGCCCAATGTTCCCAGCCGGGATCTCTATCTGACCCAGGAGCATTGCTTGTACGTCGACGGCGTGCTGATCGGGGCGGGCAGTCTGGTCAATGGAACGACGATTGTTGTCGATGCTGCGGAACAATGGGATGAGCTTGAGTATTTCCATATCAAGCTCGAATGCCATGATGTCGTTTACGCCGAGGACCTGGCTTGCGAATCGCTCCTGAACGTCGGTGAGAAGGCGGCCAATTTCGCCGATTACTATCGGAAATACGGCGAGCCGAAGGCCGACGGAGTCCTTTGCGCGCCGGTCTTCCAACACTATCGACGCCGCGATAAGGTTTCGTCGCGCCTCCGCAGCGCCGCGTCGCCCTGGGTCGATCGCCGATCGACATTCGACGTCGTTCGCGACCGGCTGGAAGAGCGCGCCCTGACCTTGGCCTAG